CGGAACAAAACTCATCTCTCTGTTCCGAGTAACTCGATATGCTAGACATGCTGCGCCCTTAAGGGCGGTTAGTCAAGTATATTGTTACCGCCGGTAGCCAGTAGCCGGTAGGCCGGTAGCCGGTAGCCAGTAGCCGGTAGCCGGTTGCCGGTTGCCGGTAGCCAGTAGGCAGTAGTCAGTAGCCGGTTGCCAGGTAGCCAGTAGCCAGTAGTCAGTAGCCGGTAGCCGGTAGCCGGTAGCCGGTAACTGGTAACCGGTAACTGGTAACTGGTAACTGGTAACTGGTAACTGGTAACTGGTAACTGGTCACCGGTCACCGGTCACCGGTCACCGGTTCTGAGCCTCCCGCGGGGGGGTTTACGCCTTTCCTGCGGGATGCTCTCTGCGCCGCAACTGCTGGTCGCTTTTCGCGCTGCCTGCGCGCCGGCGCTGTTCGTGCTCGCGTGCTTCCGCTTTTCCGGAGGGGTGCTGGCGGCGATCGTCGTCGCCGCCGTGATCTCCGACGTCCTCGACGGGATGGTGGCTCGCCGGACCGGAACGGCCACGGACGCGCTGCGCCACGCCGACACCATCGTCGATACCATCTTCTTCGTCGGCGCCGCCATCGCGCTCAGGGTCGCGGTGCCTCACGCCTACGAAGGATTGTGGCTGCCGCTCGTGGCCCTGATCGTCGTGCACGTCTCGCGATCCACCTACGAGCTGACGAAATACGGCCGCCTGGCGGCGTATCACATGTGGTCGTCGAAGGCGCTCGGTCTTCTCCTCGTGGCGGCGCTGGCCACGGCGTTTCTCACGGGCCGC
This genomic interval from Vicinamibacterales bacterium contains the following:
- a CDS encoding CDP-alcohol phosphatidyltransferase family protein, which translates into the protein MLSAPQLLVAFRAACAPALFVLACFRFSGGVLAAIVVAAVISDVLDGMVARRTGTATDALRHADTIVDTIFFVGAAIALRVAVPHAYEGLWLPLVALIVVHVSRSTYELTKYGRLAAYHMWSSKALGLLLVAALATAFLTGRPTPLLGAGLWFGVINELEGFLASVLLPVWRCDVPTIFHARVIHASSTRE